From Sulfurovum xiamenensis, a single genomic window includes:
- a CDS encoding M24 family metallopeptidase — protein sequence MNYMLKDENAIYYECGYSCDNALYLSLGNEAFFITDSRYTIDATQNVKNATVVIDRDLYGAAVSLLKKARVKKVIFDPKEWSVDGFERVSSQCKVKFDPQPDFSHKKRIIKSDEELKILAKAAKLGAKAFKALAKEFSANGFGENEYTLTYRAKGVLSDFGKYELSFDPIVAVNANAAKPHAMPTSKKLAKNDLLLVDAGLKYKRYCSDRTRTVQADKDFVFETKQRFKRKKIQKAYDTVLKAHDNAIAKARSGMKAKKVDALTRDIVTKAGFGEYYVHSTGHGVGLDIHEMPYISTKSDTVIEDGMVYTIEPGIYIPGEFGIRIEDMVAMVDGKAVVL from the coding sequence ATGAACTACATGCTCAAAGATGAAAATGCTATCTACTATGAATGTGGCTACAGTTGTGATAATGCCCTTTATCTTTCTTTGGGAAATGAAGCATTTTTTATCACAGACAGTCGTTACACCATCGACGCCACACAAAATGTCAAAAATGCAACTGTGGTTATTGATCGTGACCTTTATGGTGCTGCCGTTTCCCTGCTCAAAAAGGCGCGGGTTAAAAAAGTGATCTTTGATCCCAAAGAGTGGAGTGTAGACGGTTTTGAGCGTGTGAGTTCCCAATGTAAAGTAAAGTTTGATCCACAGCCGGATTTTTCACATAAAAAACGTATCATTAAAAGTGATGAAGAACTGAAGATACTTGCTAAGGCAGCAAAACTTGGAGCAAAAGCGTTTAAAGCACTGGCAAAAGAGTTTTCTGCCAATGGTTTTGGTGAAAATGAATATACACTTACCTACAGAGCAAAAGGTGTTTTGAGTGACTTTGGCAAGTATGAACTGAGTTTTGATCCTATTGTGGCGGTGAATGCCAATGCTGCGAAACCTCATGCCATGCCGACATCTAAAAAATTAGCAAAGAATGATCTGCTCCTAGTGGATGCAGGATTGAAATATAAACGCTATTGTTCAGACCGTACACGTACGGTACAGGCAGATAAAGATTTTGTATTTGAGACAAAGCAGCGTTTTAAACGTAAAAAGATACAAAAAGCGTATGATACGGTGCTTAAAGCACATGACAATGCCATCGCTAAGGCACGTTCGGGAATGAAAGCGAAAAAGGTCGATGCCCTTACACGTGACATTGTGACAAAGGCAGGTTTTGGAGAGTATTATGTACACTCAACAGGACATGGGGTGGGATTAGACATCCATGAGATGCCTTATATCTCTACAAAATCAGATACGGTGATCGAGGATGGTATGGTCTACACGATAGAACCCGGGATATATATTCCCGGTGAGTTTGGTATCCGTATCGAAGATATGGTAGCGATGGTAGACGGTAAAGCTGTTGTCTTGTAG
- a CDS encoding flagellar biosynthesis protein FlhF yields the protein MVNETFVASDPKSAYEQAVEKYGESVELISAKQIKYEDGKLRSEVCIAVPKDLFMEKSFGKISTGDHASEKDEEETLLAELGELKKQLSLMKEDMLDPEDESVVQKVKKLFMKKGIAKVWLDDILASLMGSTILGDATLLVSYLLEEIDESLKVHEETLDEPKIMMLVGPTGVGKTTTIAKLAARYAYLMDKPYKVALLNLDSYKVGAFEQLAHYADIMQLEHITVESVEGFAAGLEALRDYDVILVDTAGMSPYDTKKLIKTVEFVQTDIPRKLEVSLVFSATVKYEDMDDIYNNFSFLDIDSVMISKFDETKHFGTLLNFMLLYKLPMSYFSTGQEVPDDLMVASKEYLLEQFIGDLDEA from the coding sequence ATGGTTAATGAAACATTTGTAGCTTCTGATCCAAAAAGTGCATACGAGCAAGCCGTAGAGAAATACGGAGAGAGTGTTGAACTCATTTCAGCAAAACAGATCAAATATGAAGATGGCAAATTACGTTCTGAAGTATGTATTGCTGTACCTAAAGATCTCTTTATGGAAAAGTCTTTTGGCAAAATTTCTACTGGGGATCATGCTTCTGAAAAAGATGAAGAGGAAACACTGTTGGCAGAACTGGGTGAACTGAAAAAACAACTCTCTTTAATGAAAGAAGATATGCTAGATCCAGAAGATGAAAGTGTCGTACAAAAAGTAAAAAAACTTTTTATGAAAAAAGGCATTGCAAAAGTTTGGCTGGATGATATTTTAGCGTCCTTAATGGGAAGTACTATACTGGGTGATGCAACACTACTTGTTTCTTATTTGCTTGAAGAGATAGATGAAAGTTTGAAAGTACATGAAGAGACACTGGACGAGCCTAAGATCATGATGCTTGTAGGTCCAACGGGTGTAGGGAAAACAACAACTATCGCTAAACTGGCTGCTCGTTATGCCTATCTGATGGATAAACCTTATAAAGTAGCGCTTCTTAATCTTGACAGTTATAAAGTAGGTGCCTTTGAACAACTGGCACACTATGCGGATATTATGCAACTTGAGCATATTACTGTAGAGAGTGTAGAAGGTTTTGCTGCAGGGTTAGAAGCTTTGCGTGATTATGATGTTATCTTGGTAGACACAGCGGGTATGTCGCCTTATGATACGAAAAAACTTATTAAAACGGTTGAGTTTGTTCAGACGGATATCCCTAGAAAACTGGAGGTCAGTCTTGTTTTCTCTGCGACGGTAAAATATGAAGATATGGATGATATTTATAATAACTTCTCATTCCTGGATATAGATTCTGTGATGATCAGTAAATTTGATGAGACAAAGCATTTTGGAACGTTGTTGAATTTTATGCTATTATACAAATTACCTATGAGCTATTTCTCGACAGGTCAAGAGGTACCGGATGATCTTATGGTTGCTTCAAAAGAGTATCTTTTAGAGCAGTTTATCGGAGACTTGGATGAAGCATGA
- the mqnF gene encoding aminofutalosine deaminase family hydrolase, whose translation MKIINADFLYTPHGYIQNQAVAFTEIIKDIGPLEELILRYPDAKVIHTKPNSILYPGFINTHVHLEFSANKTSLVYGSFKPWLDSVIEHREELMGACNNEMMLHECQKMLRSGITTFGAISSFGNELEVCEKTPQRVVFFNELIGSNAMYADMLYGDFQERVRASQSCEKRSRIIPAIAIHSPYSVHPILLQKAVNLAKKHTMPLSAHFLESQAEREWLESSSGTLKAFFLKYFNTSTTVTNIEEFMHAFDTYPTHFAHCVQATEDELDYLTKKGHSIAHCPRSNRYLGCGRLAIEDLSLPFSIATDGLSSNDSLNIFDELKAAIMLHNDIPIQELSEKLLRAVTTDAADILGLNCGKIEVDKLADFAVVTLPEAPKRTEELALWTILHTKEVSEVYIEGEKYV comes from the coding sequence ATGAAGATAATAAATGCAGACTTTCTCTATACACCCCATGGCTACATACAAAATCAAGCAGTTGCATTTACAGAAATCATTAAAGATATTGGTCCATTAGAAGAACTCATCCTACGTTATCCAGATGCTAAGGTCATCCATACCAAACCAAACTCGATACTCTACCCTGGATTTATCAACACGCATGTACATCTAGAGTTTTCTGCGAATAAAACCTCTTTGGTCTATGGTTCTTTCAAACCCTGGCTTGATTCTGTCATAGAACATAGAGAAGAACTCATGGGTGCATGTAACAATGAAATGATGCTTCATGAGTGTCAAAAAATGCTGCGTTCAGGCATCACGACATTTGGTGCCATTTCAAGTTTTGGGAATGAACTTGAAGTGTGTGAAAAAACCCCTCAACGTGTGGTCTTTTTCAATGAACTGATAGGCTCAAATGCCATGTACGCCGATATGCTCTATGGTGACTTTCAGGAGCGTGTCAGAGCCTCTCAATCATGTGAGAAGCGTTCTCGTATCATTCCGGCCATAGCAATACACTCTCCCTATTCTGTGCATCCGATACTGCTGCAAAAAGCGGTCAACCTGGCCAAAAAACACACGATGCCCCTTAGTGCGCATTTTTTAGAATCACAGGCCGAAAGAGAATGGCTCGAATCCAGTAGCGGTACACTCAAAGCATTTTTTCTGAAATACTTTAACACCTCCACAACTGTCACCAATATCGAAGAGTTCATGCATGCCTTTGATACCTATCCGACGCATTTTGCACACTGTGTGCAGGCAACGGAGGATGAGTTAGACTATTTGACCAAGAAAGGACACTCTATTGCCCATTGTCCTCGCTCTAACAGATATTTGGGATGCGGAAGGCTTGCCATTGAAGATCTATCCTTGCCTTTCAGTATCGCTACAGATGGATTAAGTTCTAACGATTCACTCAATATCTTCGATGAACTCAAAGCTGCGATCATGCTGCACAATGACATACCGATCCAGGAACTTTCGGAAAAACTGCTACGTGCAGTGACTACAGATGCCGCTGATATATTAGGCCTCAACTGTGGTAAAATAGAAGTTGACAAACTTGCGGACTTTGCAGTCGTTACACTGCCCGAAGCACCGAAGAGAACAGAGGAGTTGGCACTGTGGACCATCTTGCATACGAAAGAAGTTTCCGAAGTTTATATAGAAGGAGAAAAATATGTTTAG
- the folK gene encoding 2-amino-4-hydroxy-6-hydroxymethyldihydropteridine diphosphokinase, translating to MIRKKIDASNTLIRTKEFPCILSSHSGYRALLGIGGNIGDVVRRFEHLFYYLQRSSLLRIIETAPIVKNPPFGYTEQGDFYNSLLLIETFLSPKALLRYVLRVEKVFGRKRLFKDGPRTLDIDIIFYENVKMETKDLTLPHPGWKERASVLIPLSMMKGYNNNG from the coding sequence ATGATAAGAAAGAAAATAGATGCAAGTAACACTCTAATCAGAACAAAAGAGTTTCCTTGTATTCTGTCAAGTCATAGTGGCTATAGGGCTTTATTGGGGATCGGTGGGAATATTGGTGATGTTGTACGTCGCTTTGAACATCTTTTTTACTACCTTCAAAGATCCTCACTGCTACGGATCATAGAGACGGCACCTATCGTAAAAAATCCTCCCTTTGGGTATACAGAGCAGGGAGATTTTTATAACTCTTTACTGCTTATTGAGACATTTCTAAGCCCTAAAGCGTTACTGCGGTACGTGCTGCGTGTGGAAAAGGTATTTGGGCGTAAACGACTTTTTAAAGATGGCCCCAGAACATTAGATATAGATATTATATTTTATGAAAATGTGAAAATGGAAACAAAAGATTTGACACTCCCACATCCGGGTTGGAAAGAACGAGCGTCAGTATTGATCCCATTATCAATGATGAAAGGGTATAACAATAATGGTTAA
- the sppA gene encoding signal peptide peptidase SppA, which produces MFSAIGKVIKWIGQHFLGMLFLLIAFVVLMPTSTTELKPANLQEIQLSGPIMDADVILKEIEEVQKDPKIKGVLLNINSPGGAVPPSIEIAYAIKALKEHKPVVAYASGMMTSGSYYASIHANTIIANPGSIVGSIGVIMESANVEELMDTIGVKTQIVKQGTYKEAGTPTREWTTEERAELERLTKDTYELFIHDVADARGLDLKHSKEYADAHIFSAKRAKDAGLIDHVGVKSQAKAEVEKLANVTDPRWKEKDKLESFMEQFATKGMMQLQNYFYGLKASF; this is translated from the coding sequence ATGTTTAGTGCTATAGGAAAAGTGATCAAATGGATCGGTCAACACTTTTTGGGAATGCTTTTTTTACTCATTGCTTTTGTTGTGCTTATGCCCACTTCAACGACTGAATTAAAACCTGCCAATCTGCAAGAGATACAGCTTTCAGGTCCCATCATGGATGCGGATGTGATACTCAAAGAGATAGAAGAGGTACAAAAAGACCCTAAGATCAAAGGTGTACTGCTGAACATCAATTCACCCGGAGGAGCGGTGCCCCCTTCTATTGAGATCGCCTATGCGATCAAAGCATTAAAGGAGCATAAACCCGTAGTTGCCTATGCTTCTGGCATGATGACAAGTGGCAGTTACTATGCTTCTATCCATGCAAATACCATTATTGCCAATCCAGGTTCTATCGTGGGCTCTATCGGGGTGATCATGGAGAGTGCGAATGTAGAAGAATTGATGGATACGATCGGTGTGAAAACACAAATAGTCAAACAAGGTACCTACAAAGAAGCAGGTACACCAACAAGAGAATGGACCACAGAAGAACGTGCTGAACTCGAAAGGCTTACCAAAGATACCTATGAACTGTTTATACATGATGTAGCCGATGCGAGAGGCTTAGATCTAAAACATTCAAAAGAGTATGCAGATGCACATATATTCTCAGCCAAAAGAGCCAAAGATGCAGGACTCATAGACCATGTCGGGGTGAAAAGCCAAGCCAAAGCAGAAGTGGAAAAACTTGCGAATGTCACAGATCCGAGATGGAAAGAAAAAGAT
- the aroQ gene encoding type II 3-dehydroquinate dehydratase, producing MKIVVIQGPNLNMLGIREKNIYGPMKLEDIHSQMKAFADQNKTEIEFFQSNLEGEIVDRIQECIGDADGIIINPAAYTHTSIAIRDAIAAVQIPTLEVHLSNIYQREEFRHKSLIAPVCAGQISGMGPFSYHLAMVGMTQMLSEVAAMREHQAKAQAAAQQK from the coding sequence ATGAAAATAGTAGTGATCCAAGGTCCAAACCTCAATATGCTAGGAATCAGAGAGAAAAATATCTATGGTCCAATGAAATTAGAAGATATCCATTCGCAAATGAAGGCATTTGCTGATCAAAATAAAACAGAGATCGAATTTTTTCAAAGCAACTTAGAGGGTGAGATCGTTGATCGTATCCAGGAGTGTATCGGTGATGCTGATGGTATTATTATCAATCCAGCTGCATATACGCATACCTCTATCGCAATTCGTGATGCTATTGCTGCGGTACAGATACCTACACTTGAAGTACACCTTTCAAACATTTATCAAAGAGAAGAATTTAGACATAAGTCATTGATAGCACCTGTGTGTGCAGGTCAAATTTCAGGTATGGGGCCATTTAGTTACCACTTGGCAATGGTTGGTATGACACAAATGCTTTCAGAAGTGGCAGCAATGAGAGAACATCAAGCAAAAGCACAAGCAGCAGCACAACAAAAATAA
- a CDS encoding FliM/FliN family flagellar motor switch protein, with protein MKHETQALRLAKMMQKHITYPTYELTLPLVMVRSSKFKKLSLNDILLTGFDRLQLLLMNGETICAKIRLKPMHNTYGSEIVHIVEDTIKHPDSKKYKMLKISFGSVQSKALEIGSTIDITHLDLEKVTLVSEGKIIAEGSLVNVDEEIAIQIKKVN; from the coding sequence ATGAAGCATGAAACGCAGGCTCTTCGTTTAGCGAAGATGATGCAAAAGCATATAACTTATCCGACATATGAACTTACCTTGCCACTTGTTATGGTACGAAGTAGCAAGTTTAAAAAACTCAGTCTGAATGATATACTGCTTACAGGCTTTGACAGATTACAACTGTTATTAATGAATGGTGAAACTATCTGTGCTAAAATACGGCTCAAACCTATGCACAATACGTATGGATCAGAAATTGTTCATATCGTTGAAGATACGATAAAACATCCTGATAGTAAAAAATATAAAATGCTAAAGATCTCTTTTGGTAGTGTGCAAAGCAAAGCGTTGGAAATAGGATCTACGATAGATATCACACATCTAGATCTAGAAAAAGTAACGCTTGTATCAGAGGGTAAAATAATCGCAGAGGGCTCTTTGGTCAATGTAGATGAAGAGATAGCAATACAAATAAAGAAAGTGAATTGA
- the mnmA gene encoding tRNA 2-thiouridine(34) synthase MnmA yields MKKKVLVGMSGGVDSTVTSILLQKEGYEVEGVYMKLHQKPGYHEENFAKAQRVGEYLGVKVHFLDLSEEFDKQVYNYFVDSYKQGLTPNPCVMCNRTIKFGKMVEFADSIGADHVATGHYIKCDGEFIYAADDPNKDQSYFLCEVKKEVLPRLLFPLGTWVKKDVKAYAANIEVLKDFATQRESSEICFVENTYDEVLAKHMDIDMPGETVDTEGNVVGTHKGYMHYTIGKRRGFFVDGAHDPHFVLDIKPETNQIVVGTKEKLEEHEFEVKQINLFKDLTEFDCMVKVRYRTTAVPCHVSINDGKARVTLEEPVFGLAKGQIAAFYEADKLIGGGVIC; encoded by the coding sequence ATGAAAAAGAAAGTATTAGTCGGTATGAGTGGAGGTGTAGACTCAACGGTGACATCGATACTCTTGCAAAAAGAGGGATATGAAGTTGAGGGTGTCTATATGAAACTCCATCAGAAACCTGGGTATCATGAAGAGAATTTTGCCAAAGCACAAAGAGTAGGTGAGTACCTGGGTGTAAAGGTACACTTCCTTGATCTGAGTGAAGAGTTTGATAAGCAGGTTTACAACTATTTTGTAGATAGTTATAAACAGGGACTGACTCCAAATCCCTGTGTCATGTGTAACCGTACCATCAAGTTTGGAAAGATGGTGGAGTTTGCGGACAGTATCGGTGCAGATCATGTCGCGACAGGGCACTACATCAAATGTGACGGTGAGTTCATCTATGCAGCAGATGATCCGAACAAAGACCAGAGTTATTTCCTTTGTGAAGTAAAAAAAGAGGTTCTGCCTAGATTGCTTTTCCCATTGGGTACATGGGTGAAAAAAGATGTTAAAGCCTATGCAGCCAACATAGAAGTGCTGAAAGACTTTGCCACACAAAGAGAGAGTTCTGAGATCTGTTTTGTGGAAAACACCTACGATGAAGTCTTGGCAAAGCATATGGATATTGATATGCCTGGTGAAACAGTAGATACCGAAGGAAACGTAGTCGGTACACACAAAGGATACATGCATTACACGATAGGAAAGCGTAGAGGTTTCTTTGTTGATGGCGCACATGATCCGCACTTTGTACTTGATATTAAACCTGAAACGAATCAGATCGTTGTAGGCACCAAAGAGAAACTTGAAGAGCATGAGTTTGAAGTCAAACAGATCAACCTTTTTAAGGATCTTACTGAGTTCGATTGTATGGTAAAAGTCCGTTATCGTACCACTGCAGTACCATGTCATGTGAGCATCAACGATGGAAAAGCCAGAGTAACGTTGGAAGAGCCTGTCTTTGGGTTGGCAAAAGGACAGATCGCTGCATTTTATGAAGCAGACAAGTTGATCGGCGGCGGAGTCATCTGTTAA